The Bacteriovorax sp. BAL6_X genome window below encodes:
- a CDS encoding response regulator: MKILVVEDELLIQKTIVTLLRRKGVEVMSTASGKEAIELIKSNNYNRIICDLMLQDITGFDIIEESKTKYNEDEISNIFYIITAYSSEQIVERASLYGCKVIQKPFDDINNFINEVTVEE; encoded by the coding sequence ATGAAAATCCTAGTCGTTGAAGATGAGCTACTAATTCAAAAAACTATTGTTACATTACTAAGGCGAAAAGGCGTAGAAGTAATGTCTACAGCAAGTGGTAAAGAAGCAATCGAACTTATTAAATCTAATAATTATAACCGAATTATTTGCGATTTAATGCTTCAAGATATTACTGGTTTTGATATAATAGAAGAATCCAAAACAAAGTATAATGAAGATGAAATATCAAATATATTCTACATAATAACAGCTTATAGCTCTGAACAAATTGTAGAACGTGCTTCATTATATGGATGCAAAGTAATTCAAAAACCTTTTGATGATATCAATAACTTTATAAATGAAGTTACAGTAGAGGAATAA
- the fliD gene encoding flagellar filament capping protein FliD: MSIAMGSINTGLPKDIVQQIMKAERIPIQNMEVRKGKVADKKALVQELTSLVEGMRGTLLQNGSARSLRELSVIGNDDIVGITADKNVAEPATYQFEVKQLAQKSSAMTSGFADPEESYIGVGFIQYSLPNGDTKEIYIDADNASLKSVAKLINRDDESGLRASVINDGSESDTPWRLILSLKDTGDINKADFPHFYFVDGEQDFYIEFEREAQDAVVALDGFEIELPENKAAELIPGVTLDLKKAKPGEEFTINISEDAGKIGEKVKSLIDQINGVFTFIKQQNTMDETTDTSRTLGGDILLQSIESRLRNAIFKDIPLKDGSTSRIGELGIQFTREGLLDFDQKKFQTVMEKDYDHIAEVLTGRYEDGTKTNGFIDNLKETVGQLLQFPNGLLSSRKRSLENNIETIDRRIAQRENMLQQKEKNLKDKFSRLEGTMSRIRSQGAGLGGPQPMG, encoded by the coding sequence TTGTCGATAGCAATGGGCTCCATTAACACCGGACTTCCTAAGGATATTGTTCAGCAAATTATGAAGGCTGAACGTATTCCAATTCAAAATATGGAAGTACGTAAGGGTAAAGTCGCCGACAAGAAAGCTCTTGTTCAAGAGCTGACATCCCTTGTTGAAGGCATGCGTGGGACCCTCCTCCAAAACGGTAGCGCTAGATCCTTAAGAGAATTAAGCGTTATTGGTAATGATGATATCGTTGGAATAACAGCAGACAAAAACGTTGCAGAGCCTGCAACCTATCAATTCGAAGTAAAACAACTTGCTCAAAAATCATCTGCCATGACAAGTGGATTTGCCGATCCAGAGGAAAGTTATATCGGAGTAGGCTTCATTCAATACTCACTACCAAACGGTGATACAAAAGAAATATATATTGATGCAGATAATGCATCTTTAAAATCAGTAGCCAAGCTAATTAATAGAGATGATGAATCAGGACTTAGGGCCAGCGTAATTAATGATGGCTCAGAATCAGATACTCCGTGGCGCCTGATCCTCTCGCTTAAGGACACAGGTGATATTAATAAAGCAGATTTCCCACACTTCTACTTCGTCGATGGTGAACAAGATTTTTATATAGAATTTGAGAGAGAGGCCCAAGATGCAGTTGTTGCACTTGATGGCTTTGAAATTGAATTACCTGAAAATAAAGCTGCAGAACTAATTCCAGGTGTAACGCTAGATCTAAAAAAAGCGAAACCAGGAGAAGAATTCACAATTAATATCAGTGAAGATGCTGGAAAGATCGGAGAAAAAGTTAAGTCACTAATTGATCAAATAAATGGTGTATTCACATTTATTAAACAGCAAAACACAATGGACGAAACAACTGATACGTCGAGAACCCTTGGTGGAGACATCCTACTTCAGTCCATTGAATCAAGATTAAGAAATGCCATATTTAAGGATATTCCACTAAAAGATGGTAGCACTTCTCGTATCGGAGAACTGGGGATTCAGTTTACAAGAGAAGGTTTACTTGATTTTGATCAAAAGAAATTTCAAACAGTAATGGAAAAAGACTACGACCATATTGCTGAAGTACTAACTGGTCGATATGAAGACGGGACAAAAACTAATGGGTTCATCGACAACCTTAAAGAAACAGTTGGACAACTTCTTCAGTTTCCAAATGGACTACTTTCTTCAAGAAAGAGATCACTAGAAAATAATATTGAAACAATTGATAGAAGGATTGCTCAAAGAGAGAACATGCTTCAACAAAAAGAGAAAAACTTAAAAGATAAATTTTCACGCTTAGAAGGAACCATGTCTAGGATTCGCTCTCAAGGTGCTGGCCTTGGCGGACCTCAGCCAATGGGGTAA
- a CDS encoding sensor histidine kinase encodes MENKFQDSTFITTSKKNSQLQIKKINNSEIELKVNSKKFVLLNSQDFVLDKLRDSIELLSKVEKEYQFKKKDNIRSFLKYLTTSEGLNGFSSAQILIHQKGTTNIYSITYKNDEYYEAYQEPTFFNTLFAKVRKSKNKSFDQKELLNKDIQLDGHFLAKELSFRDYNLIILLSRNDLFPIADIDRSIFNDLITKSIPKLFNIITIESSRHSKLESDRILKNFPIDSFIIEEDNVLINQIAIEDHQQDTSSLHHERILLMGELLNTLRHELSNPLFGIDLSHNLLIDQTNDLDIKDTLSHISNSVKRSQAIIQEFSNLYKDDEEFTSISLKNLISETIILTKSESRSHKVNFRMENDIEIMSNGTLLSQVIFNLLINSSQALSENKVENSKIDILISESSQNILIDIIDNGPGVPDNLKSNIFKPFFTTKETGTGLGLAICKNLTKKINSDISLVSNNNGAHFQISIPKVHNENPSR; translated from the coding sequence TTGGAAAATAAGTTTCAAGACAGCACTTTTATAACGACTTCAAAAAAAAACTCACAATTACAAATAAAAAAAATCAACAACTCCGAGATTGAGCTCAAGGTTAATAGTAAGAAATTCGTTCTATTGAATTCACAAGATTTCGTACTCGACAAACTCCGCGATTCCATTGAGCTTCTTTCAAAAGTCGAAAAAGAGTACCAATTTAAAAAGAAGGATAATATTCGTTCATTTCTAAAATACTTAACGACTTCGGAAGGTTTAAACGGATTTAGCTCGGCACAGATTTTGATTCATCAAAAAGGCACAACCAATATATATTCAATCACATACAAGAATGATGAATACTATGAAGCCTATCAAGAACCAACATTCTTCAACACACTCTTTGCCAAGGTAAGAAAGAGTAAAAACAAATCATTTGATCAAAAAGAATTATTAAATAAAGATATTCAACTTGATGGGCACTTCTTGGCGAAAGAACTTTCTTTTCGTGATTACAACCTAATTATACTTTTATCACGTAATGATCTATTTCCTATTGCTGATATAGATCGATCTATATTTAATGATCTAATTACCAAATCTATTCCCAAATTATTTAATATTATTACAATTGAGAGTAGCAGGCATTCTAAACTAGAAAGTGATCGAATTTTAAAAAACTTCCCTATCGACTCATTCATTATTGAAGAAGACAATGTTCTAATTAATCAAATTGCAATTGAAGACCATCAACAAGACACAAGTTCTCTACATCATGAGAGAATTTTGTTAATGGGAGAATTGTTAAACACTCTTAGACACGAACTTAGTAATCCTCTATTTGGTATTGATCTGTCACATAATTTACTTATTGATCAGACCAATGATTTAGATATTAAAGATACACTCTCTCATATTTCAAATAGCGTGAAACGATCACAGGCAATCATTCAAGAGTTTTCAAATCTGTATAAAGATGATGAAGAGTTCACTTCAATTTCGTTAAAGAATTTAATTTCAGAAACTATTATTTTAACTAAATCCGAGTCTCGCTCTCATAAAGTAAACTTCCGAATGGAAAATGATATTGAAATAATGTCTAATGGAACACTCTTAAGCCAAGTTATATTCAATTTACTTATCAACAGTTCCCAAGCACTGAGTGAGAATAAAGTAGAGAACTCAAAGATAGACATTCTCATTAGCGAGTCATCTCAAAATATCCTTATCGATATAATAGATAACGGGCCAGGAGTACCAGACAACCTAAAGAGTAATATCTTTAAACCGTTCTTTACAACAAAAGAGACAGGAACGGGTCTAGGGTTGGCAATTTGCAAAAATCTAACAAAGAAAATCAATAGTGATATCTCACTAGTTTCCAACAACAACGGTGCGCACTTTCAAATAAGCATCCCCAAGGTACACAATGAAAATCCTAGTCGTTGA
- a CDS encoding glycosyltransferase family 9 protein, with protein sequence MKDILIINFKRHGDIFQMGRLISSIKNNNPDANITVLINKEFDKSAKLLNGVNNIISLDRKKIVSYKKNKIYSNGFALDEFGKTIKEINKSWNLVINYSNDRISTSLASYLNKDFKGIQFDLNCNVKYSNEWAVVFNDVLTQQKFAPLNFNDCYHKMVGIEENNSFNALHVSNEYNKICHQNFLKMRKAEGKVEPKLVAIQLTASNINKMIERQELINLINKLNSKEDTIPLLVIAPTTDERSYANKINLELDNKAVTIEAQFSALPSVLINCDLLITPDTAIKHMADILDVPTIELSMGPSPFLKQGSTNQESIIITPRVKDRDFAYGPSAHTEKQVRNNEIIKSEHIVYALDKFFLNKDVKKLENTDVSIYQIRHDELGVFYKNIEGRMDTEIELERYLSRDFLYRKIERNSLSGHGIIESDLNFTSNWIEQAQAELLNSSKHVLAAIKATLAQDAVKLQHKLTEITSYMGRTSDYCALPFLFYRAKINNIENPTLPEVEHILIALKNDLQIQFEQIKEVSNLIRESRSRLRQESTKELLNEARS encoded by the coding sequence ATGAAAGATATACTTATTATCAACTTCAAAAGACATGGTGATATTTTCCAAATGGGAAGACTTATTTCTTCCATAAAGAATAATAATCCTGATGCTAACATTACTGTTTTAATCAATAAAGAATTTGATAAATCGGCCAAGCTTCTTAACGGTGTAAATAATATTATCTCTTTAGATAGGAAGAAGATTGTAAGCTACAAGAAAAACAAGATCTATTCAAATGGATTTGCTCTTGATGAATTTGGTAAAACTATAAAAGAGATTAATAAAAGCTGGAATTTAGTAATTAACTACTCTAATGATCGAATTTCAACAAGTCTTGCATCATACCTAAACAAAGATTTCAAAGGAATTCAATTCGATTTAAATTGCAATGTAAAGTATTCAAACGAGTGGGCCGTCGTTTTCAATGATGTATTAACTCAACAAAAATTTGCACCACTTAACTTTAATGACTGCTATCACAAGATGGTAGGTATTGAAGAGAATAATTCATTCAATGCTCTACATGTATCAAATGAATATAATAAAATTTGTCACCAAAACTTTTTAAAGATGAGAAAGGCCGAAGGTAAAGTTGAACCAAAACTAGTTGCAATTCAACTAACAGCATCAAATATTAATAAAATGATTGAAAGGCAAGAGCTTATCAATTTGATTAATAAGCTAAATAGCAAAGAAGACACAATTCCACTTTTAGTTATAGCACCTACTACTGATGAAAGATCCTATGCTAATAAAATAAACTTAGAACTCGATAATAAAGCCGTTACTATTGAAGCTCAATTCAGTGCTCTACCTTCAGTTTTAATTAATTGTGATCTTCTAATTACACCTGACACTGCCATCAAACATATGGCCGACATCTTAGATGTACCTACAATTGAGCTGTCAATGGGACCTTCTCCATTTTTAAAACAAGGGTCAACAAATCAAGAGAGCATTATTATTACACCAAGAGTAAAGGATCGTGACTTTGCCTATGGACCAAGTGCACATACAGAAAAACAAGTTAGAAATAATGAAATCATAAAGTCTGAACATATAGTTTATGCACTTGATAAGTTCTTTCTCAATAAAGATGTTAAGAAGCTAGAAAACACTGATGTTTCGATATATCAAATCAGACATGATGAACTAGGTGTATTCTACAAGAATATAGAAGGCCGCATGGACACAGAGATCGAACTTGAAAGATATCTTTCAAGAGATTTCTTGTATCGTAAAATCGAAAGAAATTCTTTATCAGGTCATGGTATTATAGAAAGTGACCTAAATTTTACTTCAAATTGGATAGAACAAGCACAAGCAGAGCTTTTAAATTCTTCAAAGCACGTTTTAGCTGCGATAAAAGCGACTCTGGCACAAGATGCCGTTAAACTACAGCATAAATTAACAGAAATAACTTCATACATGGGACGCACATCCGATTACTGTGCACTACCATTTTTATTTTATAGAGCAAAAATTAATAATATCGAAAATCCGACACTACCAGAAGTTGAGCATATTTTAATCGCATTAAAAAATGACTTACAAATACAATTTGAACAAATCAAAGAGGTTTCAAATCTAATTAGAGAAAGTCGCAGTAGATTACGTCAAGAATCTACAAAGGAATTATTAAATGAAGCAAGATCCTAA
- a CDS encoding NAD(+)/NADH kinase, giving the protein MALANKVAIILKPKVVSEFTTVLPNLTNWLKRRKVDVFFEKSQEARILKIFKNCKSEDFNFISRDKITDKCKILITLGGDGTLIGAARTKDIKKLNIFGINMGNLGFIAEFAKHDFYDGLEMALKGKLKTRKVQMYQAEITRPGQKKIKLNFLNDAVITKSGISRMFNLELEANGESIYNLAGDGLIVSTPIGSTAYSLAANGPILHPSVRGVVLTPICPHALTHRPMVLPDNETLSIIIPRGQDDIYLTIDGQKEFKLEPKDEIQIKKSRSSHVNFYINEERNYFRTLKEKFKYGRR; this is encoded by the coding sequence ATGGCGTTAGCAAACAAAGTAGCAATTATCTTAAAGCCTAAAGTGGTCTCAGAGTTTACAACCGTCCTACCAAATCTAACAAATTGGCTTAAGAGAAGAAAAGTTGATGTATTCTTTGAAAAATCACAAGAGGCAAGAATCTTAAAAATTTTTAAGAATTGTAAATCTGAAGATTTTAACTTCATAAGTAGAGATAAAATTACTGATAAGTGTAAAATTCTCATTACTCTTGGTGGCGATGGTACTCTTATAGGCGCAGCAAGAACTAAAGATATAAAAAAGTTAAATATCTTTGGAATTAACATGGGAAATCTGGGGTTTATTGCTGAATTTGCTAAACATGATTTTTACGATGGCCTAGAGATGGCCCTTAAAGGAAAACTCAAAACTCGTAAAGTTCAGATGTATCAAGCCGAGATCACAAGACCAGGACAAAAGAAAATTAAGCTTAACTTTTTAAACGATGCCGTGATTACAAAATCAGGTATTTCACGAATGTTTAATCTCGAACTCGAAGCAAATGGCGAGAGCATTTATAACTTGGCCGGTGATGGCCTCATCGTCAGTACACCAATTGGTTCCACTGCTTACTCTTTAGCAGCAAATGGACCAATCTTACATCCTAGTGTAAGGGGAGTTGTCCTCACACCAATTTGTCCACATGCTCTTACTCATAGGCCAATGGTACTACCTGATAATGAAACCTTAAGTATTATAATTCCACGTGGTCAAGACGATATCTACTTAACAATTGATGGACAAAAAGAATTCAAACTTGAACCAAAAGATGAAATTCAAATAAAGAAGTCTAGAAGTAGTCATGTAAACTTCTACATTAATGAAGAAAGAAATTATTTTAGAACGTTAAAAGAAAAATTCAAATACGGACGTCGTTAA
- the fliS gene encoding flagellar export chaperone FliS, whose protein sequence is MSYGLGAYKQTSVKTASKEQILLMLYQAAIKNCKRSIEAIEKKDIAGKGQYIGKLQDIIIELNSSLDFEVGGDVAKELSSLYDFMLFSSTQANIKIDKEPLKSVLEVLTTLYEGWQEAVKQLRVEQKAK, encoded by the coding sequence ATGAGTTACGGTTTAGGAGCCTACAAACAAACATCTGTTAAAACAGCTAGTAAAGAACAAATCTTACTTATGCTTTATCAAGCTGCTATTAAAAATTGCAAAAGGTCAATTGAAGCAATTGAGAAGAAAGATATTGCTGGAAAAGGACAATATATTGGTAAGCTTCAGGATATTATTATCGAGCTTAATAGCAGTCTAGATTTTGAAGTTGGTGGAGATGTAGCTAAAGAACTTTCTTCACTATATGACTTTATGCTTTTTTCAAGCACACAAGCAAATATCAAAATTGATAAAGAGCCACTTAAAAGTGTGTTAGAAGTTCTGACTACTCTTTATGAAGGATGGCAAGAGGCCGTTAAGCAACTTAGAGTTGAACAGAAGGCCAAGTAA
- a CDS encoding RlmE family RNA methyltransferase, with amino-acid sequence MTFKVKDYYYNKAKKENFLARSIYKLEEIDKKYKVIEKGNNVLDLGYYPGSWMQYTSKKIGPEGFAVGIDIKPVNKKLLGVKNVRLFEKSIFDVTTVEELEFDRKFDVVISDMAPNTTGVRSVDQLRSLNLIEQVFAHLDVFLRKDGNFVIKVFDGHEAQVFLKSQRSIFKEFHFLKPKSTRSVSKEFFVIGKGYKGVQV; translated from the coding sequence ATGACGTTTAAAGTTAAAGATTATTATTACAATAAGGCCAAGAAAGAGAATTTTCTGGCCCGCTCAATTTATAAGCTAGAAGAGATTGATAAGAAGTATAAGGTTATCGAAAAGGGTAATAATGTACTTGATCTTGGCTACTATCCTGGTTCGTGGATGCAGTATACAAGCAAGAAGATTGGGCCGGAGGGTTTTGCGGTTGGTATCGATATTAAACCAGTCAATAAAAAACTTTTGGGAGTGAAAAACGTAAGGCTGTTTGAGAAGTCTATTTTCGATGTAACGACTGTCGAAGAACTTGAATTCGATCGTAAATTTGATGTCGTTATATCTGATATGGCCCCTAATACAACTGGTGTACGCTCTGTTGATCAACTTAGAAGTTTAAATTTAATAGAACAAGTTTTTGCACATTTAGATGTATTCTTAAGAAAGGATGGAAACTTCGTAATTAAAGTATTTGATGGCCATGAGGCCCAAGTCTTTCTAAAATCACAAAGAAGTATTTTTAAAGAATTCCATTTTCTTAAACCGAAATCAACACGTTCGGTAAGTAAGGAGTTCTTTGTGATTGGTAAGGGCTATAAAGGTGTTCAAGTATAG
- a CDS encoding glycosyltransferase family 9 protein, translated as MNALKNEADTKKTIAIIQTTRIGDLLQTSHAVKLLRENHPDYKIILIARKKFATPIMFLLEKVFDEVISIEHKSAMVGVDNVREALTNLKKQLKQINDQNIEVSINLAFSKSATYLHSLIDSKNKVGPHFNELHERVITDRWSQYLYSTVMRGDLNPYNLVDLFSSIIGTTKKLTHLSNKEFSNKKKTNLLIHPFASNERKMWKANRWVEVIYQTLKKDDQVKIYICGANQDQKSTDEILNSELIKPYKERVEAWIGLDLKELYTKVDNSFLFVGHDSMIGNLLSFKNIKTLTISLGTVRPHETTPYALDNYNLAPKTECAPCFPKDECKEYKCHNDVPYNITHQCIGQLLKKNRIDIEELNNSCSSLSLSRVKLYQSDMLDNGDLIINELLHKEQDAKEVMRNFYHIAWTSIFTEVNTSMDIPSFNLQTKAQLSTHIKGIETLYELSEFGKKYSRYIIEEISKNTPSLEEIKKFSAKLDEIDRLSDLVATSYPLLSPVIDFAKVAKNNLQGSNLVNLSEAAFYTYNEISLMCSVLYEFFEKCSLINKAKQEARENI; from the coding sequence ATGAACGCCTTAAAAAATGAAGCGGATACAAAAAAGACTATAGCCATCATTCAAACAACTCGAATTGGAGATCTTCTACAAACATCACATGCAGTGAAGCTGCTTAGAGAAAATCATCCCGACTATAAAATTATCTTAATTGCGCGTAAAAAATTCGCTACACCGATTATGTTCTTACTAGAAAAAGTCTTTGATGAAGTTATTTCTATTGAGCATAAATCAGCAATGGTAGGCGTTGATAATGTCAGAGAGGCGCTTACAAACCTAAAAAAGCAGCTCAAACAAATAAACGATCAAAACATTGAGGTTTCGATTAATCTCGCATTTTCAAAGTCTGCAACCTATCTTCATTCATTAATAGACTCAAAAAATAAAGTCGGTCCTCATTTTAATGAACTACATGAAAGAGTGATTACGGATAGATGGTCGCAATATCTTTACTCCACAGTTATGAGAGGAGACCTAAACCCATATAACTTAGTCGATCTATTTTCTTCAATCATCGGTACGACAAAGAAACTTACTCACTTAAGTAACAAAGAGTTTTCCAATAAAAAGAAAACCAATTTATTAATTCATCCATTTGCCTCAAACGAAAGAAAAATGTGGAAAGCAAATCGCTGGGTTGAGGTTATATATCAAACGCTTAAAAAAGATGATCAAGTTAAAATTTATATTTGTGGTGCCAACCAAGACCAAAAATCAACAGATGAAATATTAAATTCAGAGCTTATTAAACCGTATAAAGAAAGAGTTGAAGCTTGGATTGGTCTCGATTTAAAAGAGCTATATACTAAAGTAGACAACTCATTTCTATTTGTTGGCCATGACTCAATGATTGGAAACCTATTAAGCTTCAAAAACATTAAGACTCTAACAATTTCTCTTGGTACGGTTAGACCACATGAAACAACTCCCTATGCATTAGACAACTATAATCTAGCACCAAAAACAGAGTGTGCGCCATGCTTTCCTAAGGATGAATGTAAGGAGTACAAATGTCATAACGATGTACCTTACAACATCACACATCAATGTATTGGTCAGTTATTAAAGAAAAATAGAATCGATATCGAAGAACTCAACAACTCGTGTTCTTCCCTCTCACTTAGCAGGGTAAAACTATATCAATCAGACATGCTTGATAATGGTGATTTAATCATTAACGAATTATTACACAAGGAACAAGATGCAAAAGAAGTTATGCGAAATTTCTATCACATTGCGTGGACTAGCATTTTTACTGAAGTTAACACTAGCATGGATATCCCTTCTTTTAATCTTCAAACTAAAGCACAATTGAGTACACATATTAAGGGAATTGAGACTCTATATGAGCTTTCGGAGTTCGGGAAAAAATACTCAAGATATATTATTGAAGAAATTAGTAAGAATACTCCTAGTTTGGAAGAAATTAAAAAATTCTCGGCAAAGCTGGATGAAATTGATCGTTTAAGTGATCTTGTAGCGACTTCTTATCCTCTGCTATCTCCTGTAATTGATTTTGCAAAAGTTGCAAAGAACAATCTACAAGGAAGCAATCTTGTGAACTTATCAGAAGCTGCATTCTACACATATAATGAGATCTCTCTTATGTGTAGTGTTCTTTACGAATTCTTCGAAAAATGCTCACTCATTAACAAGGCCAAGCAAGAGGCAAGGGAAAATATATGA
- the lepB gene encoding signal peptidase I — MSDILEEKIASRKKSFLKMCRDSFLIILFLLTFRSSFYEPYRIPSGSMIPTLEIGDFILVEKFSYGFKLPFSDIALGGINSNPFYLLRTNDVQRGDIIVFKYPNDPKINYIKRVIGLPGESIEIKNKKIYINGKELTEKLIATKYNDNYDYLETTMKDKKFVVKKDMDNIYKLNYPLTKIPEGHYFVMGDNRDNSSDSRAWGFVPFENIRGRAFFVWFSMMQDSYTGQMNIKSERIFKTIE, encoded by the coding sequence GTGAGTGATATATTAGAAGAGAAAATTGCAAGTCGTAAGAAAAGCTTTCTTAAGATGTGTCGCGATTCATTTTTAATTATCTTATTTCTTCTCACTTTCAGATCTTCTTTCTATGAACCTTACCGAATCCCATCTGGATCAATGATTCCAACATTAGAAATAGGGGACTTTATTCTAGTTGAAAAATTTAGTTATGGATTTAAGCTTCCTTTCTCTGATATTGCCTTAGGTGGAATAAATTCAAATCCTTTCTATTTGCTAAGAACTAATGATGTTCAACGTGGGGATATAATCGTTTTCAAGTATCCAAATGATCCTAAAATTAATTATATAAAGCGAGTAATTGGCCTACCTGGTGAAAGCATAGAAATTAAGAATAAGAAGATCTATATTAATGGTAAGGAGCTTACCGAAAAACTTATAGCAACTAAATATAATGATAATTATGACTACCTTGAAACAACAATGAAGGACAAAAAATTTGTTGTGAAAAAAGATATGGATAATATATATAAGCTTAATTATCCACTGACAAAAATTCCAGAAGGTCACTACTTTGTAATGGGTGATAACCGCGATAATTCTTCTGACTCACGAGCGTGGGGATTTGTCCCATTTGAAAATATCAGAGGCCGTGCGTTCTTTGTTTGGTTTTCAATGATGCAAGATAGTTATACTGGTCAGATGAATATAAAGTCAGAACGTATCTTTAAGACTATTGAGTAA
- a CDS encoding penicillin-binding transpeptidase domain-containing protein, translated as MYKYLLVLAPLALIGYFLVGKDEQKKIEVKPKASVIDNQQLRHYLSSQLLDPKTPFKQTISHNSNSYKVNYSTDPKLESFVRKRLRYYRPDKAAVVVMDNNNGNLLVSIGFTRQGKVFDYLLPFTGTHPAASVFKIVTSADLINNEDFDIHDKFKYRGRGTTLYKYQLKNKKTRWQRTTSFDRAFAYSNNVIFGKAAINNTTPEELEDMAKRLGFNDSLMKEIDLAKSTFEIPQTDYAMAEIASGFNKRTQISPVHCAVLSSVVANGGVLQYPRLATNLVDEQNQTVWENEVRKEQVIGLETAKELAELMQGTIKRGTARRTFRRYMSRRISNKLEIGGKTGSITGGFPFGKRDWFTSYAKPKKNLDDKGISVCIMIINYEKWYVKSTKLAQEIISKYYRGIK; from the coding sequence TTGTATAAGTATTTATTAGTTTTAGCTCCGCTCGCTTTAATAGGATATTTTTTAGTAGGAAAAGATGAGCAAAAGAAAATAGAAGTTAAGCCAAAGGCAAGTGTCATCGATAATCAACAATTGAGGCACTACCTTTCGAGCCAGCTTTTAGATCCTAAAACTCCATTCAAACAAACAATTTCACATAATTCTAATTCTTATAAGGTTAATTATTCAACAGATCCTAAATTAGAAAGCTTTGTAAGGAAGCGTCTTCGTTACTATCGTCCAGACAAGGCAGCAGTAGTTGTTATGGATAATAATAATGGCAATCTTCTTGTTAGTATTGGATTTACACGTCAAGGGAAGGTATTTGATTATCTTCTCCCTTTTACTGGTACGCATCCTGCTGCAAGTGTATTTAAAATTGTAACGAGTGCTGACCTGATCAATAATGAAGACTTTGATATTCACGACAAATTTAAATATCGTGGTCGTGGAACGACTTTATACAAGTATCAGTTGAAAAATAAGAAAACTCGTTGGCAGAGAACGACTTCATTTGATAGGGCATTTGCTTATTCTAATAATGTTATCTTTGGAAAGGCCGCAATTAATAATACAACTCCGGAAGAGCTTGAGGATATGGCCAAAAGACTTGGTTTTAATGATAGCTTGATGAAAGAGATTGATTTAGCTAAGTCTACTTTTGAAATTCCTCAGACAGATTATGCCATGGCCGAGATTGCTTCTGGCTTTAATAAGCGAACTCAGATTTCACCTGTTCACTGTGCGGTTTTATCAAGTGTAGTCGCTAATGGGGGAGTTCTTCAATATCCTCGCCTTGCAACGAACCTTGTTGATGAGCAAAACCAGACGGTTTGGGAAAATGAAGTTCGAAAAGAACAAGTCATCGGTCTAGAGACAGCAAAGGAGCTCGCTGAGTTAATGCAGGGGACGATTAAACGAGGTACAGCAAGAAGAACATTTAGAAGATATATGAGCAGACGAATCTCTAATAAGCTTGAAATTGGAGGTAAAACAGGATCTATTACTGGGGGCTTTCCATTTGGTAAAAGAGATTGGTTTACTTCTTATGCTAAACCTAAAAAGAATTTAGACGATAAGGGTATCTCTGTGTGTATTATGATTATCAACTACGAAAAGTGGTATGTTAAATCAACTAAGTTAGCACAAGAGATTATTTCAAAATACTACCGAGGAATTAAGTGA